A region from the Sphaerodactylus townsendi isolate TG3544 linkage group LG01, MPM_Stown_v2.3, whole genome shotgun sequence genome encodes:
- the HTR1E gene encoding 5-hydroxytryptamine receptor 1E → MNHTNFTSEANMTFASKTVTENILITLTLSIITILTMLLNSSVISAICTTKKLHQPANYLICSLAVTDLLVAILVMPLSITYIIMEKWTLGHFLCEIWLSIDMTCCTCSILHLCVIALDRYWAITDAIKYARKRTAKRAVVMIIIVWTISVFISMPPLFWRNQHTYSNSTDCQIQHSHVIYTIYSTFGAFYIPLTLILILYYRIYHAAKSLYQKRGSSRHLSSRSTDSQNSFASCKLTQTFCVSDFSTSDPTTEFDRMHTSVRTPTSDNDLDLAEDRQQISSVRERKAARILGLILSAFILSWLPFFIKELIVGVGFFTVSAELAHFLTWLGYVNSLINPLLYTSFNEDFKLAFKKLIKCWEHS, encoded by the coding sequence ATGAATCACACAAATTTCACCTCGGAAGCCAATATGACTTTTGCATCCAAAACAGTGACTGAAAACATACTAATCACCCTGACTCTGTCCATAATCACCATCTTAACAATGCTGCTGAATTCTTCGGTCATTTCAGCAATTTGCACAACGAAAAAGCTCCACCAGCCGGCAAACTATTTAATATGCTCCCTGGCTGTTACAGACTTACTTGTTGCCATTTTGGTCATGCCCTTGAGTATTACATACATCATAATGGAAAAGTGGACTTTGGGCCATTTCCTCTGTGAAATTTGGCTGAGTATCGACATGACCTGCTGCACATGCTCAATACTTCACCTTTGTGTCATTGCGCTTGATAGATACTGGGCAATCACTGATGCTATTAAATATGCCCGGAAAAGAACTGCAAAGAGAGCTGTCGTCATGATCATCATTGTGTGGACTATCTCAGTTTTCATTTCCATGCCTCCTTTGTTTTGGAGAAACCAGCACACTTACAGCAATTCCACTGATTGCCAGATCCAACACAGCCATGTTATCTATACCATTTACTCTACATTTGGAGCATTTTACATCCCTTTGACGCTCATACTGATTCTCTACTACAGAATTTATCATGCTGCAAAGAGCCTTTACCAAAAACGTGGATCAAGCCGGCACCTCAGCAGCAGGAGCACAGACAGCCAAAACTCTTTTGCCAGCTGCAAGCTCACGCAGACGTTCTGTGTGTCAGACTTCTCCACCTCTGATCCCACCACAGAATTTGACCGAATGCACACTTCAGTGAGGACTCCCACCTCAGACAATGACCTCGATTTGGCGGAGGATCGCCAACAGATCTCCAGTGTACGAGAACGAAAGGCTGCACGCATTCTTGGCCTAATTTTAAGTGCATTCATTTTGTCTTGGTTGCCATTTTTCATTAAGGAGCTCATAGTGGGTGTTGGATTTTTTACTGTATCTGCAGAACTGGCTCACTTCTTGACATGGCTTGGTTATGTGAATTCTTTGATAAATCCTCTGCTGTACACTAGTTTCAATGAAGATTTTAAACTTGCGTTTAAAAAGCTCATTAAGTGTTGGGAACACTCTTAA